A DNA window from Enterobacter asburiae contains the following coding sequences:
- the tmk gene encoding dTMP kinase — protein MRSKYIVIEGLEGAGKTTARNVVVDTLKALGVADMVFTREPGGTQLAEKLRSLVLDIKSVGDEVITDKAEVLMFYAARVQLVETVIKPALAEGKWVIGDRHDLSTQAYQGGGRGIDQTMLATLRNAVLGDFRPDLTLYLDVTPEVGLKRARARGELDRIEQESFDFFNRTRARYLELAAQDSSICTIDATQSLDDVTRDIQHTITQWVQEQQA, from the coding sequence ATGCGCAGTAAATACATTGTCATTGAGGGACTCGAAGGGGCGGGTAAAACCACTGCCCGCAACGTGGTGGTGGATACGCTCAAAGCGCTTGGCGTGGCGGACATGGTATTTACCCGCGAGCCGGGCGGCACGCAGCTGGCTGAAAAGCTGCGCAGCCTGGTACTGGATATCAAATCCGTCGGCGACGAAGTTATCACTGACAAAGCCGAAGTGCTGATGTTCTACGCGGCGCGCGTTCAGCTGGTTGAGACGGTGATCAAACCCGCCCTGGCCGAGGGCAAGTGGGTTATCGGCGACCGTCACGATCTGTCGACTCAGGCGTATCAGGGCGGAGGACGCGGCATCGACCAGACAATGCTGGCAACGCTACGTAATGCCGTACTGGGTGATTTTCGCCCCGACCTGACGCTCTATCTGGATGTGACCCCGGAAGTGGGTCTCAAACGTGCCCGCGCGCGCGGCGAGCTGGACCGCATTGAACAAGAGTCGTTTGATTTCTTTAACCGCACCCGTGCGCGCTATCTTGAGCTGGCCGCACAGGACAGCTCAATTTGTACCATCGATGCGACGCAGTCTCTGGACGACGTTACGCGCGACATTCAGCACACCATTACGCAGTGGGTGCAGGAGCAGCAGGCATGA
- the yceG gene encoding cell division protein YceG yields the protein MKKMLRVVLILIVALGVAGGAGVWKVRQLANSKILVKEETIFTLKAGTGRQALGEQLYGDKIINRPRVFQWLLRVEPELSHFKAGTYRFTPGMTVREMLQLLESGKEAQFPLRFVEGMRLSDYLKQLRDAPYIKHTLKDDSYQTVAEALKLEHPEWVEGWFWPDTWMYTAGTTDVAILKRAHKKMVAAVDAAWEGRMEGLPYSDPNQFVTMASIIEKETAVAAERDRVASVFINRLRIGMRLQTDPTVIYGMGESYTGKISRKDLETPTAYNTYVISGLPPGPIATPSEASLKAAAHPAKTPYLYFVADGKGGHTFNTNLASHNRSVQDYLKALKEKNAQ from the coding sequence ATGAAAAAAATGTTGCGCGTTGTCCTTATCCTCATCGTTGCGCTGGGCGTCGCCGGCGGAGCGGGCGTATGGAAAGTTCGCCAGCTGGCGAACAGCAAGATCCTGGTTAAAGAGGAAACGATCTTTACCCTGAAAGCGGGAACCGGCCGTCAGGCGCTTGGGGAACAGCTCTATGGCGACAAGATTATTAATCGTCCACGCGTATTCCAGTGGCTATTGCGCGTGGAACCTGAGCTGTCACATTTCAAAGCCGGTACCTATCGCTTTACGCCGGGAATGACCGTCAGAGAGATGCTGCAGCTGCTGGAAAGCGGTAAAGAAGCCCAGTTCCCACTGCGGTTTGTGGAAGGGATGCGCCTGAGCGATTACCTTAAACAGCTGCGTGACGCGCCGTATATCAAACATACGTTAAAAGACGATAGCTATCAGACGGTGGCAGAAGCGCTGAAGCTTGAACATCCGGAATGGGTGGAAGGCTGGTTCTGGCCAGACACCTGGATGTACACGGCAGGCACGACCGATGTGGCTATCCTGAAGCGGGCGCACAAAAAAATGGTTGCCGCTGTAGATGCCGCCTGGGAAGGGCGGATGGAAGGATTGCCTTACAGCGATCCGAACCAGTTCGTCACCATGGCCTCGATCATCGAGAAAGAGACGGCCGTCGCTGCTGAGCGCGATCGGGTGGCGTCAGTATTTATCAACCGTCTGCGCATCGGCATGCGTCTGCAAACCGACCCTACCGTTATTTACGGCATGGGCGAGAGCTACACGGGCAAAATCTCAAGAAAAGATCTGGAGACGCCAACGGCGTATAATACCTACGTGATTAGCGGTTTACCGCCGGGCCCGATCGCCACGCCGAGCGAGGCGTCGCTCAAAGCCGCCGCGCATCCGGCTAAAACACCGTATCTCTATTTTGTGGCTGATGGAAAAGGGGGGCATACCTTTAACACCAACCTTGCCAGCCACAATCGCTCTGTTCAGGACTATCTGAAGGCACTTAAGGAAAAAAATGCGCAGTAA
- the pabC gene encoding aminodeoxychorismate lyase, whose product MFLINGLEQDTLPASDRAIQFGDGCFTTARILDGDVCLLEAHIRRLQHGCEKLMIPFTHWDTLRQEMCQRATGKDSGVLKVIISRGSGGRGYSAASCINPTRILSVSAYPAHYTRWREDGITLTLSPVRLGRSPMLAGLKHLNRLEQVLIRTHLEQTDADEALVLDSEGFITECCAANLLWRQGEEVFTPSLEHAGVNGLMRQFCLQQLARSGFRVVEVSAGEAALQTADEVIICNALMPVVPVRAYGQQRWSSRELFQFLAPICEQTR is encoded by the coding sequence ATGTTTTTAATCAATGGCCTTGAGCAGGACACGCTGCCTGCCAGCGACAGGGCGATACAGTTCGGTGATGGTTGCTTTACGACGGCGCGCATTCTGGACGGTGATGTCTGCCTGCTGGAGGCGCACATTCGACGCCTGCAGCACGGCTGCGAAAAGCTCATGATCCCCTTTACGCACTGGGACACGTTGCGACAGGAAATGTGCCAGCGGGCAACCGGGAAGGACAGCGGCGTACTCAAAGTCATCATCAGCCGCGGCAGTGGTGGCCGGGGTTACAGCGCCGCATCGTGTATCAACCCTACGCGTATTCTCTCCGTTTCTGCTTATCCCGCGCATTACACTCGCTGGCGAGAAGACGGTATCACGCTGACGCTGAGCCCAGTACGACTGGGACGAAGCCCGATGCTGGCCGGGCTTAAGCATCTCAATCGCCTCGAGCAGGTGCTCATTCGTACTCATCTTGAACAGACGGACGCCGATGAGGCGCTGGTTCTTGACAGCGAAGGGTTCATTACGGAATGCTGTGCGGCTAATTTACTCTGGCGGCAGGGGGAAGAGGTGTTCACTCCGTCGCTGGAACACGCTGGCGTAAATGGGTTAATGCGTCAGTTTTGTCTGCAACAGCTGGCACGCTCTGGCTTTCGCGTTGTCGAAGTTAGCGCAGGAGAAGCCGCGCTACAGACTGCCGATGAAGTCATCATCTGCAATGCGCTGATGCCTGTTGTACCCGTCCGTGCGTATGGCCAACAACGCTGGTCTTCGCGCGAGCTGTTTCAGTTTTTAGCCCCGATATGTGAGCAAACCAGATAG